In the Dethiosulfovibrio peptidovorans genome, one interval contains:
- a CDS encoding C4-dicarboxylate ABC transporter permease, translated as MRILIWLDDHLEEYVLSGLLVMMASIVILQVFMRYVFNNSLSWAEEASRYAFVWSALVSIGYSIKQKNILSVETLIDLLPVTLGRSLVRLNNCIVFFFFSYMFIASTPVLQKIIRSNQTSPALKIPMGWVYLSASVGFLLATLRAGQRLQVYFRQSNKEGRNEG; from the coding sequence GTGAGGATTTTGATATGGCTGGACGACCACCTTGAGGAGTATGTATTGAGCGGCCTTCTCGTGATGATGGCTAGTATTGTGATTCTCCAGGTATTCATGAGATATGTATTTAACAACTCACTATCATGGGCTGAGGAGGCTTCTCGGTATGCTTTTGTTTGGTCTGCCTTAGTTAGCATAGGTTATAGCATTAAACAGAAAAACATATTGAGTGTGGAGACGTTGATTGATTTGCTCCCCGTAACTCTCGGGAGGTCTTTAGTAAGGCTGAACAATTGTATTGTGTTCTTTTTCTTCAGTTATATGTTTATTGCCTCGACACCGGTGTTGCAGAAGATTATCAGAAGTAACCAAACAAGTCCGGCTTTAAAAATCCCTATGGGTTGGGTCTATCTGTCTGCGTCGGTAGGTTTCCTTCTCGCTACTTTACGAGCGGGGCAGCGTTTACAGGTTTATTTTAGACAATCAAACAAAGAGGGGAGGAATGAAGGGTGA
- a CDS encoding dipeptide/oligopeptide/nickel ABC transporter ATP-binding protein, which produces MDLRHRQKTESSANGEAKREREALVTVRDLRTYFHTFKGVVRAVDGVSFDVKKGEVLAVVGESGGGKSVTGFSVIRLIDEPGRIESGEIFFDGKDLMNLSERDMNQLRGKEMAMIFQDPMTSLNPVYTVGQQLEESFRLHTSMNRKERRLACVEQLRAVGISNPESRLNNYPHQFSGGMRQRVVIAIALAADPRLIIADEPTTALDVTIQAQILRLMVRLVREKERSLILITHDLAVVAEVADRVNVMYCGKIVESGDTRTIIDKNAHPYTRGLLQSIPDMAAANHRLETIPGIVPNMFDLPKGCNFAPRCPKARDICQTHEPPTIERQRGHVISCHFPLQELSTYEPKEVY; this is translated from the coding sequence ATGGATCTCAGGCACAGACAAAAAACAGAAAGCTCTGCAAACGGAGAAGCAAAACGAGAGAGGGAGGCTCTCGTTACGGTTCGCGACCTCCGAACCTACTTCCACACCTTTAAGGGCGTGGTACGGGCCGTGGACGGCGTCTCGTTCGACGTCAAAAAGGGTGAGGTCTTAGCAGTGGTGGGCGAATCAGGAGGGGGAAAATCCGTCACGGGCTTTTCCGTCATTCGGCTCATCGATGAGCCCGGGAGAATAGAGTCTGGAGAGATTTTCTTCGACGGCAAAGATCTGATGAATCTTTCAGAGAGAGACATGAATCAGCTGAGGGGAAAGGAGATGGCCATGATCTTCCAGGATCCTATGACATCCCTGAACCCCGTATATACCGTGGGACAGCAGCTGGAGGAATCTTTCCGACTCCACACCTCCATGAACCGAAAGGAACGACGACTAGCCTGCGTGGAACAGCTCCGGGCAGTGGGGATTTCGAACCCGGAAAGTCGTCTGAACAACTACCCCCATCAGTTCAGTGGTGGCATGAGACAGCGGGTAGTCATCGCCATTGCCTTGGCAGCCGACCCCCGACTCATCATCGCCGACGAACCGACAACGGCTTTGGACGTGACGATTCAAGCTCAGATTCTCCGCCTCATGGTCCGCTTGGTTCGGGAGAAAGAGCGTTCTTTAATCCTAATTACCCACGATCTGGCCGTAGTCGCCGAGGTCGCGGATAGGGTCAACGTCATGTACTGTGGCAAAATCGTGGAATCGGGCGATACGAGAACCATCATCGACAAAAACGCTCATCCATATACCAGGGGGCTCCTCCAGTCCATTCCCGATATGGCGGCAGCCAACCACCGGCTTGAGACAATCCCGGGAATCGTGCCAAACATGTTCGATCTTCCGAAGGGCTGTAATTTCGCTCCTCGCTGCCCCAAGGCACGAGATATCTGCCAAACTCATGAGCCCCCTACCATCGAAAGACAACGAGGACACGTAATAAGCTGCCACTTTCCTCTCCAAGAATTGAGTACATACGAACCAAAGGAGGTCTATTGA
- a CDS encoding ABC transporter permease yields MTPVRQKNPWRLLKESEGWSRFTHSRLAMIGAVIVIFVTLVAIVGPLLTVQNPYDLSALQLGDAYKPPIWSNGGSMPFVLGTDQQGRDILSAIVYGSQVSLFIGIMGTLMASVLGITLGLIAGYYGGRIDGFIMRIADIQLSFPSMLIALFLMSVLGRGVMNILLALTLVGWVRYARTVRGETLSVKKNEYIEATQVIGLPDGRVLRRHVLPNVFASVIVLSTIQVGSFILTEASLSFLGLGVPVTRPSLGMLCNEGFTVLYSGLWWVSILPGLYIMIIVFGINLLGDFLRDEMNPKLR; encoded by the coding sequence ATGACTCCTGTACGACAAAAAAACCCATGGCGCCTCTTGAAAGAATCCGAGGGCTGGTCTCGCTTTACCCATTCCAGATTGGCAATGATAGGAGCAGTCATCGTCATCTTTGTCACGCTCGTCGCTATTGTGGGCCCTTTACTCACCGTCCAAAACCCCTACGATCTCTCGGCCCTTCAACTGGGTGACGCCTACAAACCACCAATCTGGTCGAACGGGGGCTCCATGCCCTTCGTGCTCGGGACGGACCAGCAGGGACGAGACATACTGAGTGCTATCGTCTACGGCAGCCAAGTCTCGCTTTTCATCGGCATAATGGGAACGCTTATGGCGAGTGTTCTCGGAATCACCCTGGGGCTAATCGCCGGATACTACGGAGGTCGGATCGACGGGTTCATCATGCGCATCGCCGACATCCAGCTCTCGTTTCCATCCATGCTCATCGCCCTGTTTCTTATGTCCGTTTTAGGACGAGGCGTCATGAATATTCTTCTCGCCCTCACCCTGGTTGGCTGGGTTCGCTACGCCCGAACGGTTCGAGGAGAGACCCTCTCCGTCAAGAAAAACGAGTACATTGAGGCAACGCAGGTGATTGGACTGCCGGACGGACGGGTTCTTCGCCGTCACGTCCTTCCCAACGTCTTCGCGTCGGTCATCGTTTTGTCCACAATCCAGGTCGGCTCCTTCATCTTAACCGAGGCCAGCTTGAGTTTTCTGGGCCTGGGCGTTCCCGTCACTCGTCCATCTTTAGGTATGCTCTGCAACGAGGGCTTCACCGTTCTCTACAGTGGCTTGTGGTGGGTCTCCATCCTGCCGGGGCTTTACATCATGATCATCGTCTTCGGGATCAACCTGCTGGGGGATTTCCTGCGGGACGAAATGAACCCCAAACTGAGGTGA
- a CDS encoding C4-dicarboxylate ABC transporter substrate-binding protein codes for MCSNIFKPLFVLLMVVLIVSFGLSGDSLAAPKYTLQLAGAYPSTGGTPRALATEKIKELIETKSGGNITVNIYLDNQLGGDREILESCQFGDIAMVSQTTAPQVAFIPELAIFDIPMLFDDLYIAKKALSGALRQELNRWYEKAGFKLLLFEPIYYRETTSRKSLKRVEDFKGLKIRTMENEYHLAFWEALGANPTPLNFAELYVALQQGLVDAQENPYEVIWAAKFYEVQKKLVNTHHIAFILSIVMNKDKYDEMPKAYKTTIDESMEEVADFLFSLAKSQNDGMLVELEKVGMGVETPDAELKEELQKAAAVVEKMIRKKVGNAAVDSLMRSVEEAKK; via the coding sequence ATGTGCAGTAATATTTTTAAGCCTTTGTTTGTGCTGTTGATGGTTGTATTGATCGTCAGCTTTGGATTGTCTGGAGACAGTCTGGCTGCTCCTAAATATACGCTGCAGCTGGCGGGAGCGTATCCGTCTACAGGGGGTACACCAAGGGCTTTAGCCACGGAAAAGATCAAGGAGCTTATCGAAACCAAGTCGGGTGGTAATATCACGGTTAACATATATCTCGATAACCAGCTTGGTGGGGATAGGGAAATTCTTGAGTCATGCCAGTTTGGAGATATTGCTATGGTCTCTCAAACTACAGCTCCTCAAGTCGCTTTTATCCCTGAACTAGCGATTTTTGATATTCCTATGCTTTTTGACGATTTGTATATTGCGAAAAAAGCTTTATCTGGGGCTCTACGGCAAGAGCTGAACAGGTGGTATGAAAAAGCGGGGTTTAAATTGCTTCTTTTTGAACCGATTTACTACCGCGAAACGACGAGCAGAAAATCCCTCAAGCGAGTCGAAGATTTTAAAGGTTTGAAAATACGTACAATGGAGAATGAATATCACCTGGCCTTCTGGGAAGCTCTTGGTGCCAATCCCACACCGCTTAATTTTGCGGAACTCTACGTTGCGTTGCAGCAAGGTCTCGTGGATGCTCAAGAAAATCCGTACGAGGTTATCTGGGCTGCAAAATTCTATGAGGTACAGAAAAAACTCGTGAATACTCATCACATTGCGTTCATCCTAAGCATTGTTATGAACAAGGATAAGTATGATGAGATGCCCAAGGCCTATAAGACGACAATTGATGAGAGTATGGAGGAGGTCGCCGATTTCCTGTTTTCTCTCGCGAAGTCCCAAAATGACGGAATGCTTGTTGAGCTTGAAAAGGTCGGTATGGGTGTTGAGACCCCAGATGCAGAATTGAAAGAGGAGTTGCAAAAAGCTGCTGCTGTCGTTGAAAAAATGATCCGAAAGAAGGTCGGCAACGCTGCGGTGGATTCTCTTATGCGGTCCGTTGAAGAAGCAAAGAAATAG
- a CDS encoding ABC transporter permease — MIQFIVKRLIQLIIVLFVVSLIVFVLTSVMGNPVYLMLRESATPEEIQAATQALGLDKPLPVQYGIFIKNTLSGNFGKSYMYHLPALALIVERLPATLELVLTAVLLSAVVGIPCGVLAGAYPRSLFSKTVMSFSIAGISMPSFWAGMVMIYFFSLHLGILPVSGRGDVGTILGIRTSLATANGWSHILLPAVTLALGNIATVMRLTRAGMQETMKQDYIKFARSKGVSRRSLLFGHALKNTLIPVVTIFGLQLGGLIAFTTITETIFAWPGMGKLLVDAIYSADRPIVAAYILFVAILFVLINFMVDILYVFIDPRIDLR, encoded by the coding sequence GTGATTCAGTTCATCGTAAAACGCTTGATTCAGCTTATCATCGTTCTGTTCGTCGTCTCGCTGATCGTCTTCGTCCTCACCAGCGTCATGGGAAACCCCGTATACCTGATGCTTCGTGAGAGCGCCACCCCAGAGGAGATTCAGGCAGCTACCCAGGCTCTGGGACTGGATAAGCCCTTGCCAGTCCAGTACGGGATCTTCATAAAAAACACCTTAAGCGGTAACTTCGGCAAATCCTACATGTATCATCTGCCCGCCCTGGCCCTGATCGTAGAGCGCTTGCCCGCCACCCTTGAACTGGTATTGACTGCTGTTCTGCTCTCCGCCGTTGTTGGCATTCCCTGCGGTGTCCTGGCCGGAGCCTATCCCCGGTCACTTTTCAGTAAGACCGTCATGAGCTTCTCCATTGCCGGTATATCCATGCCGTCCTTCTGGGCAGGGATGGTGATGATCTATTTCTTCAGCCTCCACTTGGGTATACTCCCCGTGTCGGGACGGGGGGATGTGGGCACCATCCTGGGCATTCGAACCAGTTTGGCCACGGCAAACGGTTGGTCTCACATTTTGTTACCAGCAGTCACTCTGGCACTGGGGAACATCGCCACGGTCATGCGTCTCACAAGAGCCGGGATGCAGGAAACCATGAAACAGGACTACATCAAGTTTGCCCGATCCAAAGGAGTCTCCCGACGTTCCCTGCTCTTCGGACACGCCCTCAAGAACACGCTGATCCCCGTTGTAACGATTTTCGGTCTCCAGCTGGGAGGGCTAATCGCCTTTACCACCATCACGGAGACCATCTTCGCGTGGCCTGGAATGGGCAAGCTGCTGGTGGACGCCATCTATAGCGCTGATCGTCCCATAGTGGCGGCCTACATACTGTTCGTGGCGATTCTCTTCGTGCTCATAAACTTCATGGTTGACATCCTGTATGTCTTCATCGATCCTCGGATCGACCTACGCTAG
- a CDS encoding hydroxymethylglutaryl-CoA lyase, which translates to MLFSALPDEVIICEVGPRDGLQNEKMLLSVEQKVSLIEGIVDAGAQCVEIGAFVHPKVVPSMADSDEVVKRLGEEPYGVEYRGLALNLRGVERAYEAGLTRVKVSVSASPTHSRQNSNASPEEVMVGFERCVAFCLEKGVGLSGAISTAFGYSVEGVIPLDSIYPIVDAYLNLGVSEISMSDTTGMAHPKQVYQYMSALINRYPSVTWTAHFHNTRGMALANIYAALNAGVSHFDSSFAGLGGCPFAPGASGNVATEDVVNMLETMGVKTGFNIDKVLAVARMVEGYVGHPGDSFMLKVCQR; encoded by the coding sequence GTGTTGTTTAGCGCTCTGCCTGATGAGGTCATTATATGCGAGGTCGGGCCAAGGGATGGTTTGCAGAATGAAAAGATGCTCCTTTCCGTGGAACAGAAGGTTTCCCTTATAGAAGGCATTGTTGATGCTGGAGCCCAGTGTGTAGAGATTGGGGCCTTTGTCCATCCTAAGGTAGTACCCTCAATGGCTGATAGTGACGAGGTTGTGAAGAGGCTTGGTGAAGAACCGTATGGTGTGGAATATAGAGGTTTAGCGCTTAATCTTAGAGGTGTTGAAAGGGCATATGAGGCTGGCCTCACTAGAGTCAAAGTATCTGTTTCTGCTAGTCCAACGCATTCGAGGCAAAACAGCAATGCCAGTCCTGAAGAGGTGATGGTTGGTTTTGAAAGATGTGTTGCTTTTTGCCTTGAAAAGGGCGTCGGCCTGAGTGGGGCGATCTCGACGGCTTTTGGCTACTCTGTGGAAGGAGTTATTCCTCTAGATTCTATCTATCCTATCGTCGATGCCTATCTCAATCTGGGAGTAAGTGAAATATCCATGTCGGATACCACGGGAATGGCCCATCCTAAGCAGGTTTACCAATATATGAGTGCACTCATCAATCGTTATCCCTCTGTTACTTGGACGGCCCATTTTCATAATACGAGAGGAATGGCGTTGGCCAACATATATGCTGCTTTGAACGCTGGAGTGTCTCATTTTGATTCCTCTTTCGCTGGACTGGGGGGATGTCCTTTCGCTCCTGGAGCATCAGGTAACGTAGCCACTGAGGATGTTGTCAACATGTTGGAAACTATGGGGGTCAAGACTGGATTCAATATCGATAAAGTTCTTGCCGTGGCCAGAATGGTTGAGGGCTATGTTGGACACCCTGGGGATAGCTTCATGCTGAAGGTTTGTCAACGCTAA
- a CDS encoding oxidoreductase, producing the protein MKQISIGIIGSGFASHLHCKYMSQVAGVSLRMKSIADIDLEKAKNVADLYGFDSYYEDYRRMLDDPDIDVIHICTPPFLHSSMVSEVLSSGKHVICEKPLTGYFGKGEDCSLIGDTVPKSVMFEEVQKELAEIEESVRLSDKIFMYSENYVYSPNVQKAAEILHAKKSKILFMKGEESLKGSTSPVAGSWAKTGGGSLIRVGCHPLGGILWLKKEQAKARAEVIGVKSVLCDTARLTPFLSDYEHRHIEVRPEDVEDFASLIVTFTDGTKALIIAGDVMLGGTKNYVEIYSNDSVLNCKITPSNNLNSYILDEDGLEGVYISELLPSKIGWQRPFVAEGVLRGYVGQFQDFMECVATGRKPLSDFDLARQVTEVIYAGYLSAEEGRSVEI; encoded by the coding sequence ATGAAACAAATCTCGATAGGTATCATTGGGAGCGGTTTTGCATCTCATCTTCACTGTAAATATATGTCTCAGGTTGCTGGGGTATCTCTTCGGATGAAATCTATAGCAGATATTGATCTCGAAAAGGCTAAGAATGTCGCGGATCTGTATGGATTTGATTCCTACTACGAGGATTACAGGCGTATGTTGGATGATCCAGACATAGATGTTATCCACATTTGTACGCCACCTTTTTTGCACTCTTCCATGGTTTCGGAGGTCTTGTCGTCTGGTAAACACGTGATCTGTGAAAAACCTCTGACCGGTTATTTTGGAAAAGGAGAAGATTGTTCTCTCATTGGCGATACGGTGCCTAAATCGGTGATGTTTGAAGAGGTACAGAAGGAACTTGCCGAGATTGAGGAATCTGTGCGTTTAAGCGATAAGATATTCATGTATTCTGAGAATTATGTTTACTCGCCTAATGTTCAAAAAGCAGCTGAAATACTCCATGCTAAAAAGAGTAAAATATTATTTATGAAAGGAGAGGAGAGTTTAAAGGGATCAACATCTCCTGTTGCTGGCTCTTGGGCTAAGACTGGCGGAGGCTCTCTTATCCGTGTGGGATGTCACCCTCTTGGAGGAATCTTGTGGCTGAAGAAAGAACAGGCCAAGGCCAGAGCCGAGGTGATCGGGGTGAAAAGTGTATTATGTGACACGGCAAGGCTTACCCCGTTTCTTAGTGATTATGAACATAGGCATATCGAAGTTAGACCTGAGGACGTGGAGGATTTTGCCTCTTTGATCGTTACTTTTACGGATGGCACTAAAGCTTTGATCATAGCAGGAGACGTAATGCTTGGAGGTACAAAGAACTATGTTGAAATATATTCAAACGATTCTGTTTTGAATTGCAAGATAACTCCTTCAAATAATTTGAATAGTTACATACTAGATGAAGATGGTCTTGAGGGGGTGTACATATCGGAGTTATTGCCCTCAAAGATCGGTTGGCAAAGGCCTTTTGTTGCGGAGGGTGTTCTCCGGGGGTACGTTGGTCAGTTTCAGGATTTCATGGAGTGTGTTGCTACGGGAAGAAAGCCCCTTTCTGATTTTGACTTGGCAAGACAAGTTACGGAAGTGATATATGCTGGATACCTCTCAGCTGAAGAGGGCAGGTCGGTAGAGATCTGA
- the aroE gene encoding shikimate dehydrogenase — MLSNYKFILNIRGFIKIIWRIVVIKNKTFWADTEFFGLLGHPVRKSISPAIHNANFKSLGLNAIYTPYETTVKTLPKVMDALESMRFKGLNVTMPLKQEIIQYLDELDELASLCDSVNTIYWRNGKVCGSNTDGIGFVHALKTQGEFDPVGKHCLLFGAGGAARGVAFALCGAGLKSISLWGRRADYDMIQRLASDLNAYRSDVCKVQSTEPGYIPRLLKENELVINATPVGMAPSIDNVIFDTSYLERQHMVCDLVYVPHDTQLIREAEARGARTLMGYWMTIWQGVESFRCWTGGKEPDVEVMTKTMLEYLKRKEE; from the coding sequence GTGCTAAGTAATTATAAATTTATTCTGAATATTAGGGGTTTTATAAAAATAATTTGGAGGATTGTCGTGATTAAGAATAAGACTTTTTGGGCTGATACAGAATTTTTTGGCCTTCTTGGTCACCCTGTAAGGAAATCGATCTCTCCGGCCATTCATAACGCCAATTTTAAGTCTCTGGGGCTGAATGCGATCTACACTCCATACGAAACTACAGTTAAAACCCTCCCCAAGGTTATGGATGCTTTGGAGTCTATGCGTTTTAAAGGACTGAACGTGACCATGCCTCTCAAGCAAGAAATCATACAATACCTTGATGAGTTGGATGAGCTAGCCTCTCTTTGTGATTCCGTCAACACAATTTACTGGAGGAATGGGAAAGTTTGTGGTTCAAACACTGACGGAATTGGTTTTGTTCATGCTCTGAAGACGCAGGGCGAGTTTGATCCTGTAGGGAAACACTGTCTTCTCTTTGGGGCTGGAGGGGCAGCGAGAGGTGTCGCTTTTGCTTTATGTGGTGCAGGACTAAAATCCATTTCTCTTTGGGGAAGAAGAGCTGATTACGACATGATTCAAAGATTAGCCAGTGACCTGAATGCGTATCGTTCGGATGTTTGTAAGGTCCAATCCACTGAACCTGGATATATTCCGCGACTCCTTAAAGAAAATGAATTGGTCATAAATGCAACTCCCGTGGGTATGGCACCCAGCATTGATAATGTCATATTTGATACCTCGTATTTAGAGAGGCAGCACATGGTTTGCGATTTAGTCTATGTACCCCACGATACACAATTGATACGTGAAGCTGAGGCCAGAGGGGCGAGGACTCTCATGGGCTATTGGATGACTATTTGGCAGGGGGTAGAGTCTTTTCGTTGCTGGACTGGGGGCAAGGAGCCTGACGTAGAGGTCATGACTAAGACCATGCTGGAGTACTTGAAGAGAAAAGAGGAGTAG
- a CDS encoding C4-dicarboxylate ABC transporter permease — protein MLIILLFGLILGVPIVVALGFATILPSLFDPSFTANIQYVIRSIVSSLDSTPMLAIPLFILSGNIMTRGKISEKLFNFFAYFIGDRTAGLPITTIVTCLFYGAISGSGVATTAAVGGMAIPFLISLGYDKVYCAALIATAGSLGVIIPPSIPFVTYGVVTGVSIGSLFVAGIIPGIVIGVSLMVYAYIYARLHGEDKERIAKKVQELRACEFIVLLKQSSWALFAPVIILGGIYGGIVTPTEAAAVSVFYALFVCLVIYKSLSFKELGAVLVETVRSYSPIVVLLALAIVFGRILALLQAPVMLKNFVLSNFAENKYVFLLAIDVILLILGMFMDVGPAIAVLAPMLLASAVALGIDPIHLGIIMVVTLAVGMATPPFGVDLFVAAPLIKEPVIKVGMKAVPFIMAFIVALLIITYAPSMSLFFL, from the coding sequence ATGCTGATTATTCTCCTCTTTGGTCTCATTTTAGGGGTGCCTATCGTTGTGGCACTAGGTTTTGCCACGATCCTTCCGTCATTGTTTGATCCGTCTTTTACCGCCAACATACAGTACGTTATACGTTCTATAGTCAGTTCGTTGGACAGTACTCCGATGCTTGCAATCCCTCTTTTTATTCTTTCGGGAAATATCATGACTAGGGGAAAAATTTCCGAAAAACTTTTTAATTTTTTTGCCTATTTTATAGGAGATCGCACGGCTGGGCTTCCTATAACCACCATAGTTACCTGCCTCTTTTATGGAGCTATCTCCGGGTCAGGGGTTGCCACTACTGCGGCGGTGGGAGGTATGGCTATACCTTTTTTGATATCTCTCGGTTACGACAAAGTTTATTGTGCTGCTTTGATAGCTACTGCAGGTAGTCTAGGTGTCATCATCCCCCCGAGCATACCGTTCGTAACCTATGGTGTCGTTACTGGTGTATCTATCGGTAGCCTTTTCGTGGCTGGTATTATCCCGGGCATCGTTATAGGGGTGAGTCTCATGGTTTATGCCTATATCTATGCTAGGCTCCATGGCGAAGACAAGGAGAGAATAGCTAAGAAAGTTCAGGAGCTGAGAGCCTGTGAGTTTATAGTTTTGCTGAAGCAAAGTTCTTGGGCACTCTTTGCTCCGGTCATTATTCTTGGGGGAATCTATGGAGGCATAGTAACCCCTACGGAGGCTGCGGCAGTTTCCGTTTTTTATGCGTTGTTTGTCTGTCTCGTAATTTATAAAAGCCTCTCCTTCAAGGAACTCGGCGCGGTATTGGTAGAAACGGTAAGATCGTACTCTCCCATAGTTGTCCTCTTGGCCTTAGCGATTGTCTTTGGTCGTATTCTGGCCTTGCTTCAGGCTCCAGTAATGTTGAAGAATTTTGTACTCTCAAACTTTGCAGAAAATAAGTACGTTTTTCTTTTGGCTATTGATGTCATTCTTCTTATATTGGGTATGTTCATGGATGTTGGACCGGCCATAGCTGTCCTTGCGCCTATGCTCCTGGCCTCTGCAGTCGCCCTAGGCATAGATCCTATACACTTGGGTATCATTATGGTGGTTACCTTAGCTGTAGGCATGGCAACGCCTCCCTTTGGAGTGGACCTTTTTGTGGCCGCTCCTTTAATAAAAGAGCCGGTTATCAAAGTAGGGATGAAGGCTGTCCCTTTCATTATGGCTTTTATTGTTGCCTTGCTTATTATCACATATGCTCCTAGCATGAGTCTGTTTTTTTTGTAG
- a CDS encoding ABC transporter ATP-binding protein translates to MALVEVHNLVQAFELDTGMLGTLRFEGGRLIRRPRVVSAVDGVSFEIDRGQVFSLVGESGCGKSTVARTVIKLLPPKGGKILYNGTDITAYTKHQMLPLRKHIQMIFQDPYASLNPRQPVREILTEPMLFHGTASTAAEADKRALALLQRVGIRPEQAGRYPHQFSGGQRQRIGIARALAVEPELIVADEPVSALDVSIQAQILNLLMDLREEYGFSCLFIAHDLSVVRHISDRVAIMYLGRIAETGDTTQIFANPCHPYTEALFSAVPKLSGGHILNASPLEGEVPSAMDPPSGCRFRTRCPRALPLCADSVPIPREIEPGHMVFCHRID, encoded by the coding sequence ATGGCCTTGGTGGAGGTTCACAACCTGGTGCAGGCCTTCGAACTTGATACAGGGATGCTCGGGACTCTTCGCTTCGAGGGAGGGCGTCTGATCCGCCGGCCCCGTGTCGTCAGTGCCGTTGACGGAGTCAGCTTCGAAATCGACAGAGGACAGGTCTTCAGCCTGGTGGGAGAATCGGGCTGCGGCAAGTCCACGGTAGCCCGTACGGTCATCAAGCTGCTGCCTCCCAAGGGGGGCAAAATACTCTACAACGGAACCGACATAACGGCATACACGAAACATCAGATGCTCCCGCTCAGAAAACATATTCAGATGATCTTTCAGGACCCCTACGCCTCTTTGAACCCTCGCCAGCCGGTACGGGAGATCCTGACCGAACCCATGCTGTTCCATGGAACTGCGAGCACCGCTGCGGAAGCAGATAAACGTGCCCTGGCCCTTCTGCAACGGGTGGGCATCCGACCCGAACAAGCCGGTCGATACCCTCATCAGTTCAGTGGTGGACAACGCCAGAGGATCGGAATTGCCCGGGCTCTGGCCGTAGAGCCTGAGCTCATCGTCGCGGATGAGCCGGTCTCAGCCCTGGATGTCTCCATCCAGGCCCAGATCCTGAATCTGCTCATGGACCTTCGAGAGGAGTACGGCTTTTCGTGCCTTTTTATCGCTCACGACCTGTCAGTGGTACGTCACATCAGTGACCGGGTAGCCATCATGTATCTAGGGCGTATCGCCGAAACAGGCGATACGACACAAATTTTTGCCAATCCCTGCCATCCCTACACAGAGGCCCTTTTTTCAGCCGTTCCCAAGCTTTCGGGCGGCCATATTCTGAACGCTTCGCCCCTGGAGGGGGAAGTCCCAAGCGCCATGGATCCCCCTTCTGGATGCCGCTTCCGAACCCGCTGCCCTCGCGCCCTTCCTCTGTGTGCCGACTCCGTACCAATTCCAAGAGAGATCGAACCAGGCCACATGGTTTTCTGCCACCGGATCGACTGA